From Cystobacter fuscus DSM 2262:
TCGTCAACCTTCCCATTCCAGGCGCGTGAGCAGATTTCACCTGGGAAACAGAAGTCGGCCTCGACGCCGACGTGATGGGGTGGATGACATGAAAGCTCGTTCCTGGATGGGTGGTGTCGCACTGGTGTCCCTCTGCATGTCGGGGGCGGCGCTCGCGGCGCCCGGCGCGGAGAACATCGCCGAGAAGCTCAATTTCAACGAGGAGGACACCCGGGTCGGCCTGGACGTCCGGCTGGGCGCGGGCGGTCTGGCGGGCAGCGGCGGAGATGTCACCCAGGTGGGTCCGATGGTGGGCATCGCGGCGGGTGCGCAGCCCTGGCGCTTCCTCGGCGTCGAGGCGGGAGCCGAGGGCCAGCGTCTGCCCATCGACGACCCGCGTATCGGTGAAGGCGAGGCCATGTACCGCTACAACGTCGGGCTCCTGGCCAAGGCGGGCCCCCTGCTCGCCCAGGAGAAGCTGCGGCCCTACGTGGGCGTGGGCGCGGGCGTGAGCTACCTCAACGCCACGAGCGGCGCGGAAGGACTCTACCGCAACGACTTCATCACCGAGGTGCCGCTCGCGGCCGGTGTGGACTACCGCTTCGGCAATGGCATCTTCGCGGGCGCGCGGGCGTCCTACCGGGTCCTCTTCGGCGAGGAGTTCGCGGACGCGGCCACCATCGACAACGACTCGGGCGGCAACCTGCTCAACATCGCCGCCACCGTGGGAGGGCGCTTCTAGCGTCCCGCCCGGACGTCACCCTCACAGGGTGAAGCGGGAGAGCAGGGCCTCGGGAGACGGGTTCTTCTCCCAGGCCTCCAGCACCGCCTGCGCGGGCGAGCGTCCCGAGGCGGCCACCTCGGTGAGGGGCTCGAGCAGGGGCGCGTCCTGGGGATCCAAGCGCTCCAGTCCCCGGCGGGCGATGGCGACCATCTCCCCGGCCAGGCGGTGCAACTCCTGTCCAT
This genomic window contains:
- a CDS encoding outer membrane beta-barrel protein, giving the protein MKARSWMGGVALVSLCMSGAALAAPGAENIAEKLNFNEEDTRVGLDVRLGAGGLAGSGGDVTQVGPMVGIAAGAQPWRFLGVEAGAEGQRLPIDDPRIGEGEAMYRYNVGLLAKAGPLLAQEKLRPYVGVGAGVSYLNATSGAEGLYRNDFITEVPLAAGVDYRFGNGIFAGARASYRVLFGEEFADAATIDNDSGGNLLNIAATVGGRF